The Cucurbita pepo subsp. pepo cultivar mu-cu-16 chromosome LG05, ASM280686v2, whole genome shotgun sequence nucleotide sequence TTGACCTTACCCTCCTTACAAAGCCACGACAATAAAGTATTAAACGTGAAAACATTTGCAAGACCACTCTCAACTGCTTCATCAAACATCGTGAATGCATTTTGCGCAGACTTGCATTTCAAATACCCTTGTATCATAGAATTCAAAGAATAAACACTTGGCTTGATGCCCTTAATTTTCATCTCAGAGTAAAATTCATATGCCTTTTCCATGCACCCATTCTTACAGAAACCATCAATCATAACTGAGTACGTAACTCTGTTGGGAACCAAACCACAGTTATAAATTTCATTCACAAGATCTAAAGCACTACTCAGGTCTCCTTGCATGCAATAACCCTTTATTAAACTTGTTGCAACAACCAAATTCATAGAGTTCCCACAATTAACCATGTCATCTTTCAGCCGCAAAGCCTCTACCACATTTCCTTCCTTCACACAAGCAGTAATAACACTAGTAAATGTGCCCTCAGAAGGAACCCAACCTGTAGCTCTCATCTCTCTTAACAAAGACAAAGCATATCCAGAATTCGGTTTCAAACAAACTACATGGATAAAAGTACTATATGCTTGTGGATCAAGTTTCACTCCTCTTGCTTTTGCTTCTAAAAAATGTTGCTCTGCCTCCACAatatttctttccttcaaACAAGCACGCATCATGACATGTAAAGTAAAACAGTCACCTGCAACTCCTTCCAGCAACATTTTGTTATGCAACTCCCGTGCTTCACAAATCATGTTTTTCCTAACCATAGCAGTCAAAAGAATATTCATACACTGAATTGATGGCTTTACATCAAATTCtaccattttattaaaacaatGAAGAGCTTCTTCAACTTTGTTAGCTCTAACGTaactattcaataaataattaaaaacctGAATATCTGATGGAAAACTGTACAGCTTCATGCATTCTACTAAACCGTTTATAAGACAACTAGAGGAGACTGAATTTCCTGACGCAAACCGATTGAGCATATTCTGAGCTATTTTCTGGGTCTCTGCCGAATTCATCAAAATGAGAAGCAGGACAGATATAGCATTAGTGCTCTTGACATAACCACTCTTCTTCTCAATCCTTTTGAAGTACTCCAATGCTGATTTTAGGTCACTTATGTTGCCTAGAAGAGTGTTTATCACATGACTTTCAGTTAAAGCAGAATCAGGTGAGGTACCACATTTACCATTGATGGACTCTAAAGAAACTAAGTTACTTTGCGAGGCCACTTTAGACGAGGTTTCCACTGAAGCATCCGTGCTTTGATTGATATGCCCAGAAGATGATAAATGTAAGATAGTTTTTCCTGCAATTTTTGATTTTAAACCAAGAGGCTTGTTTTTAAAGAGGGAGTAGAAAAGGAATGGAGAAGTTGGTGAAGGATTTCTCATAGTCGCTTTCACGATAAAAGtgcctaaaaaaaaaacaaataccaGGAATGAGCAAATTGAGGTCAAGAGTAAAACCATGAgtttaaaatgagaaatgtGAAATATTGCAACACTACCAATcaaaacatatattaaatttagtaCACGAGTTAAAGTGAGAGAAAGTATGACATAAAACCATGAgtttaaaatgagaaatgtGAAATATTGCAACACTACCAATcaaaacatatattaaatttagtaCACGAGTTTAAGTGAGAGAAAGTATGACATAAAACCATGAgtttaaaatgagaaatgtGAAATATTGCAACACTACCAATcaaaacatatattaaatttagtaCACGAGTTTAAGTGAGAGAAAGTATGACAAAGATTCagccaaacaaaaaaaaacattcaaaacTACAAAACGATGTCAAAAtcataccttttttttttacaagaaacaatttcgttgatgtttgaaatttacaaaagggatgTGTTATGCATGAtgtttaccaaaaaaaaaaaaaaagaaaagaaaagacttcCCAATTTACAATGAGGGAGGTGGGACTATAGGAAGTAAAAGTGCTAGGTaatttacaccaagatatatAATGGAAAACAGCATTATCGAAGAGTTTTGTATAAGTTTGTGCCTTCTCTGTGAATACTCtttagtttctttctttccgcAGAGAACAAAGAATGTCATAGTGAGATTTTTCCATAGCAAGGCTTTTGCATTCTTGGAAAGATGGTACGGTAATAAGGTTATATTCAATAAATCCTTATCTCCAAATGAAAAGTGAGGTGTCATCCGAAAGTATTGAGAAtccttttcaaaaaaatattaagagtaTGTGCATTGCATAAATAAGTGACTTTGtgattcgttttttttttttttttttttttttttcccttttgcaTAGGGGGGCACCAACTTAGAAATAGTCATCTAGGGCATTCTTTTTTGTAGATTCACTTGTGCTAATGGCTTTATGGCTATTTCCCAACCGAAGAACTTCACCAAAAATTACATAGACGTGCTCTTAACACAACcaacattctttttcaaacaatCTCAACTCTACAACATGCTTGTCTACTTAGGATCAAATCACAACATCTCAGCATGCTAAGCATCACTGAAGCACCACAAGCACCCCATCATGCTTAACATTACAAATTACAACTACATGCCCAACATATTCAGAACTCAACATATAGAAAAAGAgttcaataaaatatacttaataaaacaattaaagcCAAACAGCAATCAAACTCAATAGATAGAAACTGCTTACCTAAAGTGCTAGAGCATTTCCTAAATCAATCTGAAAATGTTcctaaacaataaaaacaacatcATAAGGTTAGACTTAATTCAAAAACCTTAGTTTAATCTAAGTGAGTgaccaaaaaggaaaatcttaACCACAAATCACCCCCAGACTTGATTTGATGGTCCAGAACTaatttgaaccaaaaaaagagATCTTTCGAAGTGTAAGAGACTAAGCTAAGGCACTTAAAAATGGCTCGAAAAGGTCTAGACTGAGTCTTACCACCAAAACTCGAAGGAACGAACTCAATTTCGTGCTGGAAAGTATTCAATTAAGCTCGAATTGGTTCAAATCTATAAGCAGAAAGATCCCAACGGTTAGAACCCGCATTAACATATTTCAAAAGGATTCGAAAGGGTTCAAAACGCCTCATTACCTACTGAACCTAGCCAAAAAAGGGCTCAAATTTGCAATTCATTCGATTTCAAAAATCTAAGCCTCACGGATCGTGGGTACTCTAATTTGCGGCCGAACGTGGTGTGGGTAATTTCAAAAATGCTTGGGTGCCGCTTATGAAATCGAACTCGTGCCGCAGTGGAGAGTCCTCGCGCTGTCGATCAGATCTGTGGGCATTGAGGCCGTGCAAGAACACACATTTTCGCTCACAGTTTAGAAATGCATCGTGGTACAGTAAGACGGAAAAATAGCCACCGCAGAAAGAATCGCCCCGGTCAGCATCGCGAATCGCCGAAGAGGAAACAACGGCACTGTTCGTGAGTCTTGCACTGTTGCGTGTCTTGGGTTCGTGGTTTCCGTGCACACCGTCGCAGAGAGTAGCCGGAGAAAGAGCGCGAAATCGAATGGGATGCTGCTATGCGGCTGATGCTTGACGCGAGGGAGAAGGAGGGTTTATTCAAGGCCCTGATTCCACCCattatggaaagaaaatgaaaaatataatgttataGTTTAGATTTATCTTTGTACATCAACgttgagatggccgagttggtctaaggcgccagattaaggttctggtccgaaagggcgtgggttcaaatcccactctcaacaattcatcatttttaatgtttttttNNNNNNNNNNNNNNNNNNNNNNNNNNNNNNNNNNNNNNNNNNNNNNNNNNNNNNNNNNNNNNNNNNNNNNNNNNNNNNNNNNNNNNNNNNNNNNNNNNNNNNNNNNNNNNNNNNNNNNNNNNNNNNNNNNNNNNNNNNNNNNNNNNNNNNNNNNNNNNNNNNNNNNNNNNNNNNNNNNNNNNNNNNNNNNNNNNNNNNNNNNNNNNNNNNNNNNNNNNNNNttttttttttttttttggtgcgAAGCTACCATtacgtgggttcaaatcccactctcaacaattcatcatttttaatgtttttttttttttttttNCGCTAAGCTACCATTACCTCCCGTATTGCGATGCTCTGTCCTTTCAAATTCACCCCTTACTAAGTTTTTGTACCAAATCTTTACTAAGTTTTTTCACTTCGAAAGGGCGTTGGTTCAAATCTCACTCTCaacaattcatttttaatgttttttttttttttgcgcgAAGCTACCATTGCCTCCCCGGTCTGTCCTTTCAAATTCACCCCTTACTAAGTTTTTGTACCAAATCCTTGTTTCCAATGTTTTTAAGCTAAATAAGGAGTTGGTGTTTGGACCAGAGCGAACTCTAGAGTAGGTGTCATAGACAAGCCTCAACCGTCGTTGTCGactctttttgttttaaaatattttgtgtcCTTCCTTATCCATAAGTCGCGGGTCGTGTCAGTTCATCCTTGGCACGTCTAAAaaggaattgaattgaaaGAGAAATAGGAAGAAAAGAGGCAAAATCCAAAGGTGATTACAAAGAATCCATTGGAAGACCAATAATTACATAACGaagaatgaataaaataatttgcagCAATTGCAAAGccttttttaaattcttacaAAAAAGATACTAAGCTCGGGACCACTATTCTCCTCCGGGCTCAACATGTAAAAGGTTTCTGAATCCCTGGACCCCACCACACGTTCGAAGTGGGCCCTCATGTAAGCCTGCTCCCCATCAGGGCCGTCCACGTCAGAGTTTCCCGGCAAGACGCCGGCACCCATGGACACCGCCCGGAGAAGCTCCATAACTTTGAGATCATCATCGGAGGCTTCCCTTTTGACGCCATAACCATTTTTCTTGCCATTACAGAACATGGTCCATAATGGTTCTTCCATCAGCTTCGTCTTGTCGGCCTTGTCGGTTCTCTTCTCGCACTCGAGAGCGATTCTTACCATCCCGGAGCTCATTTCCTTTTGCAACACGTTGGTCTGCATGGCTAGCTCGATCACGATGCTAGGGAAACTTCGTGGGGTCTCTTGTATGGATAGGCTCACGCGCCCTTTTCGGTACCCGAACAGCGTCCCCGTCACCCGGCTCCCCGACTGCGTTAGCAGCGTTTCTGATATGCCCGACGGTAGCGATGGGATCTTGCATGCTGCTGGGGTTATGATGGGGAAGGATCGGAACACCGATCGGAATACTCGAAACACTttggttttgttcttctttctctttgatgGGGGGACCAGGGAGGAGGATGAAGTCAAGGAGGGTTGTGGTGGCAGCGGCGGAGGTTGCGGTGGAGCTGAAGATTTTGGTGGAGATTGTAGCTCGGGGAGGGCGGCGGTGGATTTTGGGTCTCCCATCAACCCACGGTAATGAAGGAATAATGGAGGATTGAGGAGAGGGTGTGAGGGCGAGACAGGGTGGGAATGGCCGTTATAGTTAGTTATTTGCATGTGTTTCAGAACGGATCTAGCCTCCTTCTTTTTtggtctttttctttttccatttatttttttattttttttatttttttattattcatggtttcaaatgtttttttttttttagtttattaataattatatcaattaaaacttTACCCTTTACACAATAAcgaaaatatgataaaatttcgtatcaaaatccaaaattcaaaatgaaaacattataaaatagGTGATGTTCAAGTTATTTATAAACGGGGAATGAGAGCGTGATACAAAATGAATACAAATGACAACCCACAAAATACAATTTGTGACAACGCAGCTTCCGAGCAGTCTCCCACCTTGACCGGTACCTACGATCACCTACAAAAACCAAGGAGCAAAAAACAAGGAGAAAGGAGTGAGTATAAAATACCCAATAAGCTCCCATCGCATCCTTAACCTAGAAGGTATCTATAGGCTTTAATCTTGGTTCTAGGAAGTTCGAGCCTACTCTCTACTGTTATCTGAGCATCTGGGAAGGACTTAGAGGTCTCTATGATACTTTAACTACTCACGGACCCACCCTGTGTTTGGGCGTTGCGAATCTATTGAGTGACAAGTTCAATCTTTGGGGTGAACTAGCATGCGAACATTTCTTACGTTAGGTGGTTAGATTATGCATGATTAGGACTCTAGAAGTGCAATTTGGATGAGAATGTTATGTATGTTAcggaaaattatgaaaatacaCCTAGGATTTGAATTGAAGTTTCATgcatattttaatgttttctgTTGTATTTGAAAGGTGGATGAGATGTTGTGATCTATTCTTTAGGTGATTGATGAATATTATCTCCCCGTTGAGTATGCATAAATGTTTAGATTATGTTTTCGATGCTTGAGGTGATTGATAGGAATGTCTCTCTAACAAAACATGCATGAATGAACTAAGTTAAGATTAAGGTTATGGAGTTAGAGTGCTTTACACATTGACCTAGGTCGGTATATTTCCAGTAGACTTAGTTTCACAATGAGTGTGGCGAATGCGCCCCAAGAaagtcatcgaggacgatgactaaattaagtgggggagaatgtcacaatctGCAATATGATTGTGCCTCGAGTAAGTCATTGAGGacgatgactaagttaagtgggagagaatgtcacaaccatactatgaagagggtaggttgtgaccctcacgccaTGACAAACAAAGAGGCGTCCCTCAAGAGACGCTCATCCGCCACATGCGGGCCAATATAGAagagtgtcatgatgcgatcGAGGAGGACGATGCATCATGACACTCTTTTATATTGGCCCACATGTGGATCAAATTCAGTGAATAGGTTAGGGGCGTTTTTCAGCATTCGATTCATTCACtaaacttgtgggtaatcttatttaaaaGGTGTAGAAATAcgtttgaaagaaaatggtagaCTATAGCAAACCCAAAAACTAAAAGCCTATAACTTGAATTTAAGAGAGGTCGTTGCTAATGATAAGCACCTACAATGCTGgtttttgcaaagctagaggtccttctagaatccttgcaaaacgctcacaaagaaagctaacttaacggattgattccaaccaagagcttgttagaagatgaatgactcttagatcgaacttggaatctatgatggtcactcttagataccaagacaattcactccaaaattagcttgatcaaaactattTCAATGAAttggtttaaacatcaaacctaaagcaaggtttgaaaaagaataacaccgaaagggtatcaagaaaacacaaatactttttcttattcaacaaaatcccccaaacatgaatattacatgcctttaaataggcccagAAGaccctaacaaaataaagttcagccaccaaccaatgttaataaatgctattaaatacaaattgaagaatataagacaattcatacaaactattaataaatgctattaaatataaaataaagcaaataAGGCAATAATAANTCTTAATTGGTATTTCAAGtaccaaaggcaagtcttctaattactttccaatatcagcccctccattatcttcttgatttgatatgctaatgctataaagatttttgggctcaaaagtctttgtttcaaccggtacactagctagcttttgaagatgcaatgtataggcctcttgaatcttcttaaccttgcttcttgtaatcggtccttcgggtacatgcacgtgatcagttgttggattcatatcatcgTTGCTTGGTTGAGTTCCAAATAAAGCTCCTACTTCATATTTTATAGAGGAAGCTCGACACTGAACCTTCTACATCTTTATGAATTtgaggttgaattttttaatttttctattaaaaatatcttattgGGTCAAAGGTTCGCCGAccttcattttaaatttcaaccgTTAAATTTGATGAGCTCTGCATCCTCCAAAACATATCAAAACATGGTGAAGATCCAATGGTTGAATGGAAAGATCTCATTAATTTTGTACAAGTGGCCACGACAGCGtatttaattatcttaatattattttttttagaaaatctaaaatttttaaaacttattttatttgcttGTCTTTTTCATCCGAGTCTAAGGCTCGTAGCCTAAAAAATTAGGTCATAACATTGTTACAATATCCTCACTAAcccaataattatttgaacccattatttatatattttaaaaaaatgatttatttattattagaaataaatgatagtatattttaggaataaattttcTAGTCTTCATCAcaataaatcaaagaaatccaGAGTAACTCCAAGCAAAGTAGAGTTttgtaatctcttctcgattggtttTTATAAAGAGttcgagtgtttcccacaaatcgttgtgttcaacaataaattggtatcagagtagtCGGGTTTTAGGTCTTGTAGAATTGCTTAGATCgaaagtttgattttaataaCATTAGCCCttatagctcagtggtagagcgtcAGTCTTGTAAACTGAAGGTCTGTAGTTCAATCCTGCATGAGGGCATACACATTTTTGAGAGTTTTTATAGAATTGTCAAGGTCTTAGAGTTTTTATAGAATTGTCAAGGTCGAGAGTTgagttttaatattaatagtCCTTAGTCCTTGAGAGTTTTTATAGAATTGTCAAGGTCTTAGAGTTTTTATAGAATTGTCAAGGTCGAGAGTTgagttttaatattaatagtCCTTAGTCCttatagctcagtggtagagcgtTAGTCTTGTAAATTGAAGGTTTGTAGTTCAATTCTTCATGAGGGCAAACACATTTTTAAACAGTCTTATGTGTTTGCTATGGTCGGTCAAGGTGACAGAGTTTCTATGAAATTGTCAAGGTCGTCGAGAGTTgagttttaatattaattgcccttatagctcagtggtagagcagAGCATCAGTCTTGTAAACTGAAGGTCTGTAGTTCAATCCTGCATGAGGGGCATACACATTTTTAAACAGTCTACATTTCGTATTCATGTGTTCGTTATGGTCGATCAAGGTGAAAGAGTTTCTATAAAATTGTCAAGGTCTAGAGTTgagttttaatattaatagcccttatagctcagtggtagagcgtcGCTATGGTCGGTCAAGGTGACAGAGTTTCTATGGAATTGTCAAGGTCGAGAGTTgagttttaatataaatagcccttatagctcagtggtagagcgtcAGTCTTGTAAACTGAAGGTCTTTAGTTCAAATATCTAGAcattttcaaacttcaaaacttCAAATCTGCTCATTCGTGTCCATAGAATAGTCAAGAATAATTAAGTGTATGTGTGTATAATTTAACGGGTGGGGTCGAGAATGGGACTAACGAAAAACGAGCGAACCCGTAAATCAATCTATTACACGGATAGGTGTCGAGATGAGAACTTCTTTTGAGTGTAGAAATAGGTCAAGGTTGACACTGCTACTGAGTAAGTCAGATGGTTCACGGAGAGTACCTGTGTTAGGATTTATGGAGCttaattattagataaaattCATTACTAATGAAAGcgaaaaaatgagaaattctCTGTGAGACTCGAATCTGAGCTcgttcatatttatttatacttaaattggaaagaagaaaaataggaaGAACCACTTTTTTGCTACATTTATTTGGGTATAAAAGGCTCCTACTTTGGGCATGGATGAACATATCTTGAGGTACTTTGAAAATGGCTCAAATTTCGAATATCTCAAAACAGCTGCAGCTGAAGTGTTCGGGTTTAGAATCTGACCGAAGTCGTATTTCCAGTGGACGACGCTGCCGTGAGCGAAACCAGATGTAATGACCTAAGTCCACATCtaccaaatattgtctttttccctcccggacttcccctcaaggcttttaaaacgcgtttgttagagagaagtttccacatcccTATAAAgattgtttcgttctcctccacaaccgatgtgggatctcacaatccacccccctttggggccagcgtccttgcttgcacactgtctcgtgtctaccctagagaagtttccacatccctacaaaaaaatgtttcgttctcctccccaaccgatgtgagatctcacaatccacccccttt carries:
- the LOC111795015 gene encoding pentatricopeptide repeat-containing protein At3g54980, mitochondrial-like, with protein sequence MRNPSPTSPFLFYSLFKNKPLGLKSKIAGKTILHLSSSGHINQSTDASVETSSKVASQSNLVSLESINGKCGTSPDSALTESHVINTLLGNISDLKSALEYFKRIEKKSGYVKSTNAISVLLLILMNSAETQKIAQNMLNRFASGNSVSSSCLINGLVECMKLYSFPSDIQVFNYLLNSYVRANKVEEALHCFNKMVEFDVKPSIQCMNILLTAMVRKNMICEARELHNKMLLEGVAGDCFTLHVMMRACLKERNIVEAEQHFLEAKARGVKLDPQAYSTFIHVVCLKPNSGYALSLLREMRATGWVPSEGTFTSVITACVKEGNVVEALRLKDDMVNCGNSMNLVVATSLIKGYCMQGDLSSALDLVNEIYNCGLVPNRVTYSVMIDGFCKNGCMEKAYEFYSEMKIKGIKPSVYSLNSMIQGYLKCKSAQNAFTMFDEAVESGLANVFTFNTLLSWLCKEGKVNEACNFWDEVIVRGISPNAVSYNTMILGHCRKGNIILACKVYKEMLDNGFTPNAVTFSILMDGYFKKGDIDNAFSIFHKMRDANILPTDITLGIIIKGLCKAGRTSEGRDMFNKFVSEGSIPTCVAYNTIIDGFIKEGDINLALKVFREMREVGISPSIVTYTSFIDGFCKSNNIDLALKLLNDMKRKGLVMDITAYGTLIDSFCKRRDMKSACELYNELLGAGLSPNVVIYNSMITGFKNLNNMEAAIDLYKNMVNEGIPCDLQTYTSLIDGLLKEGRLLYASDLYTEMLSKGILPDNRAQTVLITGLCNEGQLENARKILEEMNGRNLTPSVLIYNTLIAGHFKEGNLQEAFRLHDEMLGRGLVPDNTTYDILVNGKFKGDCTFNRDLSF
- the LOC111795088 gene encoding protein MIZU-KUSSEI 1-like, with product MGDPKSTAALPELQSPPKSSAPPQPPPLPPQPSLTSSSSLVPPSKRKKNKTKVFRVFRSVFRSFPIITPAACKIPSLPSGISETLLTQSGSRVTGTLFGYRKGRVSLSIQETPRSFPSIVIELAMQTNVLQKEMSSGMVRIALECEKRTDKADKTKLMEEPLWTMFCNGKKNGYGVKREASDDDLKVMELLRAVSMGAGVLPGNSDVDGPDGEQAYMRAHFERVVGSRDSETFYMLSPEENSGPELSIFFVRI